The Punica granatum isolate Tunisia-2019 chromosome 4, ASM765513v2, whole genome shotgun sequence genome has a window encoding:
- the LOC116204687 gene encoding endoplasmic reticulum-Golgi intermediate compartment protein 3-like — protein MEKVFNKLRTLDAYPKINEDFYSRTLSGGVITLVSSLLTLFLFFSEFRLYLHTVNETKLLVDTSRGEKLRINFDVTFPSIPCSLLSVDAMDISGEQHIDIRHDITKKRIDAHHNVIEIRPDGIGSPKIETPLQKHGGRLEHNETYCGTCYGAETSDEHCCNTCEEVREAYRKKGWAITNVELIDQCKREGFVQKVKEEEGEGCNIYGSLEVNKVAGNFHFSPGKSFHHSSVNLQDLLAIQNDIYNISHKINRLSFGDYFPGVVNPLDGVQWAHDSQYGMYQYFIKVVPTVYTDIRGRTIKSNQYSVTEHFRSNEVGRPQAFPGVFFFYDFNPIKVTFKEEHIPFLHFITNICAIVGGIFTVAGIVDSFVYHGQRAIKKKRQLGKFS, from the exons ATGGAGAAGGTGTTCAATAAGCTGAGGACGCTCGACGCGTACCCGAAGATCAATGAGGACTTCTACAGCCGGACCCTCTCGGGCGGCGTCATCACCCTCGTCTCCTCCCTCCTcaccctcttcctcttcttctccgaGTTCA GATTGTACCTTCACACTGTTAATGAAACGAAGCTTCTTGTTGATACTTCAAGAGGAGAAAAGCTGCGTATAAAC TTTGATGTTACCTTTCCCTCCATTCCCTGTTCGCTGCTCAGTGTTGATGCCATGGATATCAGCGGAGAGCAACATATTGATATC AGGCACGACATAACCAAGAAAAGAATTGATGCTCATCACAATGTTATCGAGATTCGGCCAGACGGGATAGGTTCACCAAAG ATTGAGACGCCTTTGCAGAAGCATGGTGGGAGGCTTGAACACAACGAAACATACTGTGGGACGTGCTATGGCGCTGAAACG TCAGATGAACATTGCTGTAACACATGTGAAGAGGTTCGTGAGGCATACAGGAAGAAAGGTTGGGCAATAACAAATGTGGAATTGATTGACCAG TGCAAGCGAGAAGGTTTTGTTCAGAAagtgaaggaagaagaaggagaaggatgTAATATTTACGGTTCTCTGGAAGTGAACAAAGTGGCTGGAAATTTCCATTTTTCCCCTGGGAAAAGCTTCCATCATTCAAGTGTCAACTTGCAGGATTTGCTTGCTATCCAAAATGATATCTACAAT ATAAGCCATAAGATCAATAGATTATCATTTGGTGACTACTTCCCAGGTGTGGTGAATCCTCTCGATGG GGTACAGTGGGCACACGATTCTCAGTATGGCATGTACCAGTACTTCATCAAG GTTGTTCCGACGGTATATACAGATATCAGGGGCCGCACTATCAAGTCAAATCAG TACTCAGTGACAGAGCACTTCAGGAGTAACGAAGTAGGACGCCCTCAAGCTTTCCCTGGAGTTTTCTTCTTCTATGACTTTAATCCGATAAAG GTTACTTTCAAGGAAGAGCACATACCATTTCTGCACTTCATCACAAATATCTGTGCCATAGTTGGAG gaataTTCACGGTGGCAGGAATAGTAGATTCATTTGTGTATCATGGTCAGAGAGCAATTAAGAAGAAGAGGCAGCTCGGCAAGTTCAGTTAA
- the LOC116204686 gene encoding uncharacterized protein LOC116204686 — protein sequence MAGDAVRSNPKNKSRKKKNKRGGTKKKMTVEQSAAFRSVTEWVFLDSQSPSSSADAAASFMVDDFGVQKSLGRGGQRVVFELHCHSKFSDGFLSPTKLIERAHRNGVKVLALTDHDTLSGIPEALEAARRLNIKIIPGVEISTIFTSSGLDPQTEEPVHILAYYSSCGPTRYEELDKLLSNIREGRFIRARDMVAKLNKLKLPLKWESVARIAGKGVAPGRLHVARAMVEAGYVENLKQAFARYLFDGGPAYSTGSEPSAEETVRLIHDTGGVSVLAHPWALKNPVPIIRGLREAGLNGLEVCRSDGKLSAYSDLADTYGLLKLGGSDFHGRGGNSESELGSVNLPIIALHEFLRVARPIWCKAIKDILQTYADEPSDVNLARITRFGRIRVSKGVSSAGSSEEDLIERCLSSWLTVEERQNAEFKVIQSKFSSVSIQ from the exons ATGGCGGGCGATGCGGTACGAAGCAATCCCAAGAACAAGAGccggaagaagaagaacaagcgCGGTgggacgaagaagaagatgacggTCGAGCAGAGCGCGGCCTTCAGGTCAGTGACAGAGTGGGTCTTCTTGGATTCTCAGTCCCCATCTTCATCAGCTGACGCTGCCGCTTCTTTCATGGTGGATGATTTTGGTGTTCAGAAGAGCCTGGGGAGAGGTGGGCAGAGGGTGGTGTTCGAATTGCACTGTCACTCCAAGTTCAGTGATGGGTTCTTGTCCCCTACTAAGCTCATTGAGAGAGCTCACCGCAATGGC GTGAAAGTTCTTGCTCTGACAGATCACGACACATTATCGGGTATACCTGAGGCCCTAGAAGCAGCTCGGAGACTCAATATCAAGATTATCCCTGGTGTAGAGATCAGCACTATATTCACTTCTTCTGG ATTGGATCCCCAGACAGAGGAACCAGTGCACATACTCGCGTACTACAGCAGCTGTGGGCCCACGAGGTATGAGGAGCTAGATAAGCTCCTCTCCAACATACGGGAAGGCCGATTTATCCGTGCTCGGGACATGGTCGCGAAGCTCAATAAGCTAAAGCTTCCCCTCAAATGGGAGAGCGTTGCCCGAATTGCCGGCAAAGGTGTAGCACCAGGAAGATTGCACGTTGCCCGTGCGATGGTTGAAGCAGGCTATGTGGAGAATCTGAAGCAGGCCTTTGCTCGGTATCTTTTTGACGGTGGGCCTGCCTATTCAAC AGGGAGTGAGCCTTCTGCAGAAGAAACAGTGCGATTGATACATGATACAGGGGGTGTTTCTGTTCTTGCACATCCATGGGCTTTGAAAAATCCCGTCCCGATCATCAGAGGTCTACGAGAAGCCGGTCTTAATGGACTAGAAGTCTGTAGAAGTGACGGGAAATTGTCAG CGTACAGTGACCTAGCCGATACTTACGGTCTTCTGAAACTTGGAGGATCAGATTTTCATGGGAGAGGCGGGAACAGCGAGTCCGAGCTCGGAAGCGTAAACCTCCCCATCATTGCCCTCCATGAATTCCTCCGAGTTGCAAGACCAATTTGGTGCAAAGCAATAAAagacattttacaaacttATGCTGACGAGCCCTCTGACGTGAATCTAGCTAGAATCACAAGGTTTGGGAGGATCAGGGTTTCGAAAGGAGTCTCTTCTGCAGGATCTAGTGAAGAGGACTTGATCGAACGTTGCCTGTCTTCGTGGTTGACAGTTGAAGAGAGGCAAAATGCGGAGTTCAAAGTTATTCAGTCAAAGTTTTCGAGCGTCTCGATTCAATAG